Within Cnuibacter physcomitrellae, the genomic segment GTTGACGACGAGATCGAGACGGCCCGAGATCTCCGCCGCCGTCCCCACCAGCGACTCGACGTCCTCCGTGCGGCGCACGTCGGCGCGGACGAAGGTCGCGCGCCCTCCCCCCGCCTGGATGGTCTCGGCGGTAGGCCGCTCCTCGGGGAGCGCCTCGCGCGGCTCGCTGCGGACGTCGCTGACGACGACATGGGCGCCCTCCGCGGCGAGCCGGAGCGCCGTGGCGCGTCCGATGCCGGACGCCGCCCCGGTCACTATCGCGACGCGATCCGCCAGGCGCGACCCGATGACCGCGAAGTCGGCCTGGCTCATCGCAGACCGCCACCGATGATCTCCGAGGCGGCGAGGCCGCCGACGCGGTGGTGCACACGGGGTCCGGTCGCGACGGCGACGACGACGAGGAGCTCATCCGGGCGAGGCACGTCGGGCGAGGAGATCGCGATGGAGTCGTAGTGCGAGCGCACGTAGAGCGCATCCTTGTGCGCCAGCGGCACATCGAGCGCGGCACCCGCGGACGCGGTCTTCGTGGCGGACGAGATCCAGGCCTCGCCACCGCCGACGGCATCGCGGAAGGCGTCACCGAAGACGGTGGTGACGCAGGCGACCAGGTGCTCCTGCTCGCCGGCGAGTCCGGCGATGCCGCCCTTGCCGTAGCTCTCGACCGGCCGCCCGCCCAGCAGGTTGACTGCCCGTCGGCCCAGCTCGGTGCCGAGCTCGGCGCTGGGATCGGTGAGGGCCGACAGGTCGGCCACCTGCCGGCCGGCGAACGGGTTCGCGATCACGACTCCCACAGCCGCCTTGATCAGCGGCGGGTCGAGGGGGTCGCCGCCGTCGTGGTGGATCTCCTCCACGGTGCTGACCCACTTGCGGATGCGGTACGCGGTGCTCATGCGGTGTCCTTCTCGGTTCTGGTGCGGTGAAGCGATGTGTCTGGGCTCACGGGAGCCGAGGTGCTCAGCGGGTGAAGGCCTCGACCATGCGGTCGGGGAAGGTCCCCTCGGTGACGAGCGCGATACGGCAATCGCCGTCCGGCTGGTCGGGGAAGCCCTTCCACCGGCCGCGGGTGTCGCAGATGGTGGCGCCTCGTCCTGGCCCGTCCGTGCAGTCGACGACCACGCCGAGGAGCGGGAAGACGGAGGGCACCACCTCGCCGGTGAGGATCGCGGCGGCGAGGGCGTCGTGACAGGGTGAGCTGCGACGGCCGTAGGAGTCGACCCCGTAACCGTCGAAGTAGAACTCGGTCGTGGCCGCGACGAAGTCGGCCACCGGATTGCCCGCGGCTCGGAGTCGGGCGATGTGCTCTTCGGTGACGACCTCGGTCATGGTCACGTCGAGCGGGACGAGCACGACGGGCCAGTCCGCCGTGAGCACCTGCTGCGCCGCCTCGGGGTCGTGGATGATGTTCGCCTCCGCAGCCGGCGACTGGTTGCCCGCCACGTCGGCGGCGCCCCCCATGACGACGAGATCGACGACCCGATCGGTGAGATCGGCGATCCGGGTGAGCGCGTGGGCGAGGTTCGTCAACGGTGCCAGTGCGAGGATCCGCAACGACCCGGCGTGCTCGAGCGAGAGACGGTCGATCAGTTCGACCGCGGTGGCCTCGACGGGTGAGGTGGAGATCTCCATCGGCAGTCCGGAGTCGCCGAGCCCGTCCGAGCCGTGGACGTGCGTGGCCAGATAGGTGACCTCACCGACGAGGGGCTTCTCAGCACCGACCGCGACCGGGATGTCCTGACGGCCGACCAGTTCGAGCACGCGCAGGGTGTTGTGCGCGCAGCGGGAGGCGGTGTTGTTGCCGAAGACGGTCGTGATGCCGACGATCTCGATGTCGTCGCGACGGAGAAGGTACAGCAGTGCCATCGCGTCATCGACACCGGTGTCGCAATCGACGAGGACGGGGGTTCGCTGGGTCATCTCAGCCTCTCGGGATGATGGCGGGCAGGAAGGACGTATCGGACACGTCGAAGCGGTTGCGGCGGAACTCCCGTATCGACCGGAATGCGAGCGCGACGATCGTGGCGATGTAGGGCAGCGAGTGCAGCAGCTGCTGGTCGATGATCCCGGCGCCCTGCAGCTGGATGCTGAGGGCGGTCGCGATGCCGAAGAGCACCGAGGCGAGGATGGTCCAGCCCGGCATCGCCCGGCCGAAGATGACCGCGGCGAACGCGATGAAGCCGAGTCCGCCGGTGAGCTCGGAGTTGAACGAGGCGACCGAGCTCATCGACAGGTAGGTGCCGCCGATGCCGGCCGCGGCACCGCTGACGAGGAGCGCCGAGGTGCGGATGAGCGTGGGTCTGAGACCCGCCGCCTCGGCGGCCTCCTCCGACTCGCCCACCGCCTTGACGTGGACGCCCCAGCGGGTTCGGTTCATCGTGATGATGCTCGCCACGACGGCGGCGATGGCGAGGTAGAAGAGCACGCTCTGCCCGTCCACCGCGCGACCGAGGACGGGGATCTCGGCGAGCGGGCCGAGGGGGATGCGCGGCAGGAGGGTGACCCCGCCCGGAGCGTAGGTGCCGGTCGACTGGAGCACGTTCTGCACCACCAGGAGGGTGATGCCCGTGGCGAGGAGGTTCGCCGCGATACCCGCGATGAGGATGTCGCACCGCAGCACGAATGCCGCGAAGGCCAGCAGCGCGGCGTAGGCCATGCCGGCGACGACGCCGCCGACGAGCCCGAGCCAGGGCGATCCGGTGGTCGCGCCGACGGCGATGGCCGCGAGCGCGGAGATGAGCATCGTGCCGTCCAGCGCGATGTTGGTCGCCCTGGCGCGTTCGGCGAACATCCCCCCGAGCGCGGTGACGATGATCGGGATCGTGCTGCTGAAGGCGAGCGAGAGGAAGTCTCCGACGACGTTCACGCCGCACCTCCTCGGGATCCGATGCGCTGACTGGTGATGAGCAGGATGAGGATGCCCTGGAGCACGAACACCAGCGAGAACGGCACGTCCGAGACCGACTGCATCGCGGTCGCCCCGGTGATGAGAGTCGCGTAGAGCGCGGCGGCGACCAGGATGCCCAGCGGACGCAGTCGCCCGATCAGCGCGACGGTGATCCCGAGGAATCCGTACTGGGGTGAGAAGCCCTCGATGTAGGAGTGCGAGATGCCGAGGATCGCGAGCCCTCCCGCGAATCCGGCGAGTGCCCCGGAGAGCAGCATCGAGTTGCGCAGGAACGACACCGACCGGATGCCGAGATACTCGGCGAACGCGGGCTGGAGACCCGAGACCTCACCGCGCTTGCCCGACCGGGTGCGGTCGAACCAGATCCAGAGCGCGACCGCGATGAGGATCACGATCACGATGCCGATGTTGGCCTGCGACGGCGGGAGTATGCGGGCCAGCCACACGGACTCGTCCAGCGGCGGGGTCTCGACTGCGCCGGAGGTGGTGTCGCGGAAGAAGTTGTTCACCATGAACAGTGCGATGTCGGCGGCGATGTAGTTGGCCATCAAGGTCGTGAGGATCTCGTTCGTCCGCCATCTCACCCTGAGCACCGTGGGGATGAGGATCCACAGCGCGCCGGCCGCAGCCGCCGCGAGGAGGGCCACGATCTGCGCCAGGATGCCGCCGGTGGGGAACGACCCGGCGACGACCGCTGCCGTGAGCCCGCCCAGCACGAGCTGTCCCTCGGTCCCGATGTTGAAGGCGCCGGCACGGAAGCCGACCGTCGAGGCGAATGCGGTGCAGGCCAGGATCGTGGCGATGGCCAGCATCGTCCCGATCGAGTAGGGATTGCGGAACGTGCCGAGCACGAAGGCCTGGAACGCCACGAACGGCTCGTCGGCGACGACGAGGATGATGACGAAGCAGATCGCGACGCCGATCAGCACGGCGACGATCGACTGGCGGAGGCCCAGAGGGACGACGCGGCGCGCGGTCGCGGTCAGGAACAGCGGAGCCTTGCGCTTCGCTCCCTCGACGTCCGCCTCCGACGACGTGGTGGGGGTGCTCATTCCTCTCCTCCCAGCATGGCGCGGCCGACCTCGGACTCGGTGGGGCGCCGATCGGCGAACTCGGCGACGATGCGCCCGGAGGAGATGACGAGGACGCGGTCGGCGATCTGGGTGACCTCCTCGATCTCGCTGGACACCAGGAGCACCCCCGCGCCGAGATCCCGTTGTTCCACCAGTCGCGCACGGACCGCCGCAGTGGCGGCGATGTCGAGGCCTCGGGTGGGCTCGGCGCAGACCACGATGCTCGGACGCCGCGACAGTTCGCGGGCGAGCACCATCTTCTGCGCGTTGCCGCCGGAGAGCCGTCTGGCGAGCTGCCTGGGCGTCCTGGCCCGCACGTCGTACTCCTTCATGAGACGCTGGGCGAGTGCCGCCATCCGCGTTCCGCTGATCAGCCGTCCGCCCACGTCGTCGGTGTCGAGATAGCCGATCGCGATGTTGTCCTGCACCGACCAGTACCCGGCCATGCCGCGACCCTGGCGATCCTCGGGCACGTGACCGAGGCCGGCGGCCCTGACCTTGCCCGGATGCTTCCCGGTGGTGTCGGTGCCGTTGACCACCACGGCACCGGCGCCCGGACGACGCAGTCCCGTCACCGCCTCGACGAGCTCGGTCTGACCGTTGCCTGCGATCCCGAGCACGCCCACGATCTCTCCGGCCCGCACGTCGAAGGAGACGCCGTTGACGACGTCGACGCCGCGCGAGTCGCGGACATGGAGGCCGTCGACGCTGAGGCGGACCTCGCCGGGCGTCCCGCGCTCGACCTCGGAGTGCACCTCCTGCTCCTTGCCGATGATGAGGGCGGCGAGCTCGGCGTTGGTCACCGCACCGATCTCGGAGTGCGCGACGCGGGACCCCATCCGCAGCACTGTCACCTCGTCGGCGACCCGACGCACCTCGGAGAGGTGGTGGCTGATCAGGATGACGGCGAGCCCGCGGTCGGCGAAGCCCCGCACGACCTCGAAGAACCGCTCGGTCTCGGCGGGTGTGAGTACGGCGGTGGGCTCGTCGAGCACGAGGATGCGGACGTCCTGGGCGAGCGCGCGGAGGATCTCGACGCGCTGCTGGGCGCCGACGGAGAGGGACCTGACGCGGTCGTGGGGCTTGACGTCGAGACCGTACTCGCGAGAGAGCCGCTCGACGGTCTCGATGGTGGCCTTGGTGTCGACGAAGGGGCCGTGGTGCGGCTCACGTCCGAGGGCGACGTTCTGGGCGACGGTGAGCGAGGGGACCAGCTTGAAGTGCTGGTGCACCATGCCGATGCCGAGCTCGAGGGCCCGCTTCGGCGAGGTGACCTCGACGATCTGTCCATCGATCTCGACGCTGCCGCCGTCGGGCCGCAGCAGTCCGAAGAGGCAGTTCATCAGGGTCGACTTGCCCGCACCGTTCTCGCCCAGCAGAGCGTGGATGCGGCCCGCCCGGATCTCGAGGTCGACGTGGTCGACCGCGGTCATCGATCCGAAGGTCTTGACGATCCCCTTCATCGAGAGGAGTGGTGTGTCCATGGTGTGTCGTGTTCTCCGATCGCGACCGGGTCGGGGCGCCAGGCGGGTCTGTGACCTGGCGCCCCCGGGGGTCAGAGGGCCGTGTCGACCGTGATCGTCCCGTCGATGACCTGCTGTTTGAGGTCGTCGACCTTCTTCTGGATGTCGGCGGGAACGAGCGCGTCGTTGAAGGCGATGCCCACACCGTCGTTGGCGATGTTCCCGGTGATCGTCGTGCCCATCTCCAGCTTGCCGTCCACGAAGGACTGGATCGCGTCGTACACGGTGTTGTCGACCGACTTGATCGCGCTCGCCGGAGTGGAGTCCGGGTGGAGGTCGTTCTGGTTCGAGTCGGTGCCGATCGCGTAGCGTCCGCTGTCCTCACCTGCCTGCAGCACGCCCAGGCCCGCCGCGCCCGCCACCTGGTAGACCACGTCGGCGCCGTCGTTGAACTGCGCCATCGCGATGTCGTAGCCCTTCTGCGCGCTGGCGAAGTCGTTGATGAAGCGGACGTCGACCGTGATGCTCGGGTCGATCGCCTTCGCACCCTGCGTGAAGCCGGTGATGAAGTCCTGGATCACCGGGATGTCCATGCCGCCTGCCACGCCGATCTTGTGGCTGCCGGTTGCGCGGGGGAACACATCGGGGTTGTCGGTGACGAGCGCAGCGAGGGCGCCGACGAGGAACGCCCCCTCGTTCTGCGCGTAGCTGATGCCGGTGACGTTCGGCCCGACGCTCTCCGAGTCGAAGATGAGGTACTTCTGGTCCGGGAACTGCGCGGCGACCTTCTCGAGCGTGGAGGCCATGACGGTGCCGCCGGTGACGATGAGGTTGTTCTCGCCGCTGGCGGACGCCTCCGTCAGGTTGCGCTCCCAGGCGGGTGCGTCGTCGGCGCCGGCCTCGATGACCTTGACCTTGACACCGAGGTCGTCGGCGGCCTTCGTCAGGCCTGCGTTCGCGGAGTCCATGAAGCTCTTGTCACCGAGCTGACCGCTCAGCGGGGCCGCGATGGTGATGTCGGAGCCGGCCGCGCCGGTGGAGTCCGAGGTGCTCGGCGTGCTGCTGCACGCGCCGAGGACCAGGGCGGAGGTCGCGGCGAGCGCTGCCGCCGCGACGAGTGCTGTGCGTCTCATGATGCTGGTTCTCCTTCTGGGGCATGGTTCTGGTGAATGGTGGGGGTGTTCTCGGGTCGTGCGTCAGCGGAGTCGAGGGGATGGCGGACGAGGAAGTCGTTGATCAGCTCGGCGATCAGCGGGGCCGCCTCGATGTGGAGGTAGTGGCGGAGTCCGGGTACCACGACGAGGTCCGCCGCAGGAAGCCGGTCGTGGATGGCGTGCGACATCCGCGGTGTGGAGCCGCGGTCGTCCTCTCCGGTCACGAGGAGGACGGGGCAGCGGATGCCGTCGACGCTGTCGATGAGGTCCGTGGTCGCGAGCACCTCGTACGCCGCCGCGTACGGGCCGGGCTCGTTGGCGGCGACGATCGTAGTCTCGGCGCTCACGAGCTCGGGGTGCTCGTCACGGAAGCCCTGGGTGAACCAGCGCTCGGCGCTGCTCGCCGCGATCTGCTCGAGGTCTCCCGTCCGGATGACCTCCAGACGCTCGAGCGCTCGCTCCTGCTCCGCCTCGGTGCGGTCGGCGATCGAGTTGAGGAGGACCAGCGAGGCGACCGCGTCAGGGGCGGCGAGAGCGAGCGCCTGCCCGAAGACCGCGCCGATCGAGAAGCCGACGAGATGGAAGCGTCGAATGCCGAGCTCGGCCGTGAGGCGGAGCAGATCGGCGACGAAGTCCTCCACGCGGTACGGAGGCTCGGGCTTGGCGGAGTCGCCGTGCCCGCGGTAGTCCGGCATCAGCAGCGCGTATCGCTCGTCGACGAGGGGAGCCAGCTCCGCCCAGGTCGCCGACGAGCTCCCGACGCCGTGAAGGAGTACGACCACCTCGGCCGCGGCGTCGGTGGACGGGCGGAGCCGGTAGGCGATCTCCGGGGCGCTCTCTGTGACGGAGAGGCTTGGGAGAGGGCTGTGATGTGCTCGCTGTTGCATGGTAGGACCGATTATGTGGACCGGTGCCGAGAGTGTCAACTGCGAAATTCGCTGCCCCAGATTTGGGAAATATGCCGGAAATCTGGCGACCACACTTCGCTTTCATGCATGCAACAGAGTTTCTTGACACGACCGGCGGCTGGAACCTACGGTCTGTACCATGCAAGAGAAGGAACCCCGGGCGCCGAGTATCCAGACGCGGGTGACCGACGGGGTCCGGGCGTTGATCATCGACGGCACCCTCTCCTCCGGGGCCGCCCTCTCCGAGGTGGCTCTCGCTGATGACTTCGGCGTCAGCCGGACGCCCGTGCGGGAGGCGCTGAAGCAACTGCAGACGGAGGGGCTCGTCGTCATCCGACCTCGGGTCGGGACGTTCGTCACCACCCCGTCACGCCGCGAGATCACGGAGCTCTTCCAGTTGAAGGAGCTGCTCGAGGGCGCAGCCGCGCGCCTGCTCGCGGTGCGAGGGACCGTGCCCGAGCTCGAGCTCCTTCGCGAGAACGTGCGCCGGGCCGACGAGGCCGTGCTCGCCGGGGACGTCGACGGCTACGCCGCCCTCGTCCATGAGTTCCACACGCTCATCATCGAGGGCGCCGACAACGACAAGCTGGCGCAGCACTACCGGATGATGATGAACCAGCTCGCGTACACGCGACTGGTCCAGACCTCGCTGTCCAAGCCCGGCCGACTGGTCGAGAGCGAGACGGAACACCATCATGTCCTCGACATCATCCTGTCGAAGGACGGCACCACCGCGGAGCGCGTCATGCGCGAGCACGTCCGGGCCAGCCAGCAGGCGCTGCTGGAGTCAATGACGTTCCCCAACGAACGTCGGCCCTGACGATCGACCACGCGGCATCGAAGAACCACCGACGCACGAAGGAGACACGCAAGTGAAGGACATCAAGGTCACGTTCGGAGTGGACGTCGACGCCGTCGCGGGATGGCTCGGATCGTACGGCGGAGAGGACAGTCTGCAGGACATCCAGCGCGGGCTCTTCGCGGGCGAGGTCGGCATGCCGCGTCTGATCACGCTGTTCGATCGGTACGACATCAAGTCGACCTTCTTCGCCCCCGGCCACTCGATCGAGACCTTCCCGAAGAGCATCGAGATGGCCGTCGCGTCCGGCCACGAGATCGGGGCG encodes:
- a CDS encoding BMP family lipoprotein, yielding MRRTALVAAAALAATSALVLGACSSTPSTSDSTGAAGSDITIAAPLSGQLGDKSFMDSANAGLTKAADDLGVKVKVIEAGADDAPAWERNLTEASASGENNLIVTGGTVMASTLEKVAAQFPDQKYLIFDSESVGPNVTGISYAQNEGAFLVGALAALVTDNPDVFPRATGSHKIGVAGGMDIPVIQDFITGFTQGAKAIDPSITVDVRFINDFASAQKGYDIAMAQFNDGADVVYQVAGAAGLGVLQAGEDSGRYAIGTDSNQNDLHPDSTPASAIKSVDNTVYDAIQSFVDGKLEMGTTITGNIANDGVGIAFNDALVPADIQKKVDDLKQQVIDGTITVDTAL
- a CDS encoding amino acid synthesis family protein is translated as MSTAYRIRKWVSTVEEIHHDGGDPLDPPLIKAAVGVVIANPFAGRQVADLSALTDPSAELGTELGRRAVNLLGGRPVESYGKGGIAGLAGEQEHLVACVTTVFGDAFRDAVGGGEAWISSATKTASAGAALDVPLAHKDALYVRSHYDSIAISSPDVPRPDELLVVVAVATGPRVHHRVGGLAASEIIGGGLR
- a CDS encoding ABC transporter permease encodes the protein MNVVGDFLSLAFSSTIPIIVTALGGMFAERARATNIALDGTMLISALAAIAVGATTGSPWLGLVGGVVAGMAYAALLAFAAFVLRCDILIAGIAANLLATGITLLVVQNVLQSTGTYAPGGVTLLPRIPLGPLAEIPVLGRAVDGQSVLFYLAIAAVVASIITMNRTRWGVHVKAVGESEEAAEAAGLRPTLIRTSALLVSGAAAGIGGTYLSMSSVASFNSELTGGLGFIAFAAVIFGRAMPGWTILASVLFGIATALSIQLQGAGIIDQQLLHSLPYIATIVALAFRSIREFRRNRFDVSDTSFLPAIIPRG
- a CDS encoding alpha/beta fold hydrolase; translated protein: MQQRAHHSPLPSLSVTESAPEIAYRLRPSTDAAAEVVVLLHGVGSSSATWAELAPLVDERYALLMPDYRGHGDSAKPEPPYRVEDFVADLLRLTAELGIRRFHLVGFSIGAVFGQALALAAPDAVASLVLLNSIADRTEAEQERALERLEVIRTGDLEQIAASSAERWFTQGFRDEHPELVSAETTIVAANEPGPYAAAYEVLATTDLIDSVDGIRCPVLLVTGEDDRGSTPRMSHAIHDRLPAADLVVVPGLRHYLHIEAAPLIAELINDFLVRHPLDSADARPENTPTIHQNHAPEGEPAS
- a CDS encoding ABC transporter permease, whose protein sequence is MSTPTTSSEADVEGAKRKAPLFLTATARRVVPLGLRQSIVAVLIGVAICFVIILVVADEPFVAFQAFVLGTFRNPYSIGTMLAIATILACTAFASTVGFRAGAFNIGTEGQLVLGGLTAAVVAGSFPTGGILAQIVALLAAAAAGALWILIPTVLRVRWRTNEILTTLMANYIAADIALFMVNNFFRDTTSGAVETPPLDESVWLARILPPSQANIGIVIVILIAVALWIWFDRTRSGKRGEVSGLQPAFAEYLGIRSVSFLRNSMLLSGALAGFAGGLAILGISHSYIEGFSPQYGFLGITVALIGRLRPLGILVAAALYATLITGATAMQSVSDVPFSLVFVLQGILILLITSQRIGSRGGAA
- a CDS encoding ABC transporter ATP-binding protein, with the protein product MDTPLLSMKGIVKTFGSMTAVDHVDLEIRAGRIHALLGENGAGKSTLMNCLFGLLRPDGGSVEIDGQIVEVTSPKRALELGIGMVHQHFKLVPSLTVAQNVALGREPHHGPFVDTKATIETVERLSREYGLDVKPHDRVRSLSVGAQQRVEILRALAQDVRILVLDEPTAVLTPAETERFFEVVRGFADRGLAVILISHHLSEVRRVADEVTVLRMGSRVAHSEIGAVTNAELAALIIGKEQEVHSEVERGTPGEVRLSVDGLHVRDSRGVDVVNGVSFDVRAGEIVGVLGIAGNGQTELVEAVTGLRRPGAGAVVVNGTDTTGKHPGKVRAAGLGHVPEDRQGRGMAGYWSVQDNIAIGYLDTDDVGGRLISGTRMAALAQRLMKEYDVRARTPRQLARRLSGGNAQKMVLARELSRRPSIVVCAEPTRGLDIAATAAVRARLVEQRDLGAGVLLVSSEIEEVTQIADRVLVISSGRIVAEFADRRPTESEVGRAMLGGEE
- a CDS encoding nucleoside hydrolase, yielding MTQRTPVLVDCDTGVDDAMALLYLLRRDDIEIVGITTVFGNNTASRCAHNTLRVLELVGRQDIPVAVGAEKPLVGEVTYLATHVHGSDGLGDSGLPMEISTSPVEATAVELIDRLSLEHAGSLRILALAPLTNLAHALTRIADLTDRVVDLVVMGGAADVAGNQSPAAEANIIHDPEAAQQVLTADWPVVLVPLDVTMTEVVTEEHIARLRAAGNPVADFVAATTEFYFDGYGVDSYGRRSSPCHDALAAAILTGEVVPSVFPLLGVVVDCTDGPGRGATICDTRGRWKGFPDQPDGDCRIALVTEGTFPDRMVEAFTR
- a CDS encoding GntR family transcriptional regulator; amino-acid sequence: MTDGVRALIIDGTLSSGAALSEVALADDFGVSRTPVREALKQLQTEGLVVIRPRVGTFVTTPSRREITELFQLKELLEGAAARLLAVRGTVPELELLRENVRRADEAVLAGDVDGYAALVHEFHTLIIEGADNDKLAQHYRMMMNQLAYTRLVQTSLSKPGRLVESETEHHHVLDIILSKDGTTAERVMREHVRASQQALLESMTFPNERRP